Proteins encoded in a region of the Streptomyces sp. NBC_00310 genome:
- a CDS encoding ABC transporter permease — protein sequence MTSTPTRAAGLPPSAPERSMVSVPGTAVRRAVAALSFRNIGAVYVWLVIVVLFSVWAPDTFPTAITVKQVLNGNAVAGLVALSVVPPLAARVFDLSIAYTMSLTSVLTAYFMVSAGLGPGTAIALAMTAALLIGVVNGIVVVVLRVDSFIATLATGALIQSLITMVTNDSSITGVQLLAEPFASIAQLDAGGITLPVLYLLLAAVAIWFLLEHTATGRRLYATGFNADAARLQGVRTDRLRFLTLVASALLSGFAGVVFASSVGSGSPTAGTPYLLAAYAAAFVGATQLRAGRFNAWGTVLAVLLLGTGITGLGLATSAQWAASLFTGSVLIVALVLTGGRIALPAVLRRRSGPRPDITTGKEV from the coding sequence ATGACGTCCACCCCGACCCGGGCGGCGGGGCTCCCGCCGTCCGCACCGGAGAGATCCATGGTGTCCGTACCGGGGACAGCGGTCCGACGGGCGGTGGCCGCCCTGTCGTTCCGGAACATCGGCGCCGTGTACGTGTGGCTGGTCATCGTCGTGCTCTTCTCCGTGTGGGCGCCGGACACGTTCCCGACCGCCATCACGGTCAAGCAGGTACTGAACGGCAACGCCGTGGCGGGCCTGGTGGCCCTCAGCGTCGTACCGCCGCTGGCCGCACGGGTCTTCGACCTTTCGATCGCCTACACCATGTCGCTCACCAGCGTGCTGACCGCCTACTTCATGGTCTCCGCCGGGCTCGGTCCCGGCACGGCCATCGCCCTGGCGATGACCGCCGCGCTGCTGATCGGCGTCGTCAACGGCATCGTGGTGGTGGTCCTGCGCGTCGACTCGTTCATCGCCACCCTGGCCACCGGCGCGCTGATCCAGTCCCTGATCACCATGGTCACCAACGACAGCTCGATCACCGGTGTGCAGCTGCTCGCCGAGCCGTTCGCGAGCATCGCCCAGTTGGACGCGGGCGGTATCACGCTGCCGGTGCTGTATCTGCTGCTCGCCGCCGTCGCCATCTGGTTCCTGCTGGAACACACCGCCACCGGGCGCCGGTTGTACGCGACCGGTTTCAACGCGGACGCGGCCCGGCTGCAGGGGGTGCGCACGGACCGGCTGCGCTTCCTGACCCTGGTGGCCTCCGCGCTGCTCTCCGGTTTCGCCGGCGTCGTCTTCGCGTCCTCGGTCGGCTCCGGCTCGCCCACCGCGGGCACCCCGTATCTGCTGGCGGCGTACGCCGCCGCGTTCGTCGGGGCGACCCAGTTGCGGGCGGGCCGCTTCAACGCCTGGGGCACGGTCCTCGCGGTCCTCCTGCTCGGCACCGGCATCACCGGACTCGGGCTCGCCACCAGCGCGCAGTGGGCCGCGAGCCTGTTCACCGGCTCGGTCCTCATCGTGGCGCTGGTCCTCACGGGTGGCCGGATCGCCCTGCCCGCCGTTCTGCGCCGCCGATCGGGGCCTCGACCGGATATCACTACGGGCAAGGAGGTCTGA
- a CDS encoding NAD(P)-dependent alcohol dehydrogenase gives MKAVQYRRVGHAPEVVEVPVPEPGPGQVLLKVTAAGLCHSDLAVMGWPEEQFPYALPMTLGHEGVGTVAAVGAGVGALAEGEAVAVYGPWGCGRCHKCAEGKENCCPHASALGILPPGLGSPGALAEYVVVNSPRHLVPLRGLDPVQAAPLTDAGLTPYHAIRRSLPKLLPGSTAVVIGVGGLGHLAVQLLRALTPARVVALDVSKEKLELAATVGAHETLLSDGEAAAAIRELTGGTGAEVVLDFVGAEATLAVAAASVAVEGDVSVVGLGGGTLAVGFGGGLPFEVTASFPYWGSRTELMEVLELARQGLVSSHVETFTLDQAPEAYERLHAGEISGRAVVLPHA, from the coding sequence ATGAAGGCTGTTCAGTACCGGCGGGTGGGGCATGCCCCCGAGGTCGTGGAGGTGCCGGTGCCCGAGCCCGGCCCGGGTCAGGTTCTGTTGAAGGTGACGGCGGCGGGGCTCTGCCACTCCGATCTGGCGGTGATGGGCTGGCCCGAGGAGCAGTTCCCCTACGCGCTGCCGATGACACTCGGTCACGAGGGGGTGGGGACCGTGGCGGCGGTGGGCGCCGGTGTCGGCGCCCTCGCGGAGGGCGAGGCGGTGGCGGTGTACGGCCCGTGGGGCTGTGGGCGCTGCCACAAGTGCGCCGAGGGCAAGGAGAACTGCTGTCCGCACGCCTCCGCACTCGGCATCCTGCCGCCGGGGCTCGGCTCACCGGGCGCCCTGGCGGAGTACGTGGTGGTGAACTCTCCCCGCCATCTGGTTCCGCTGCGCGGACTCGACCCCGTGCAGGCCGCGCCCCTCACGGACGCCGGGCTGACCCCGTATCACGCCATCCGCAGGTCGCTGCCGAAGCTGCTGCCCGGCAGCACGGCGGTGGTGATCGGCGTGGGTGGTCTGGGGCACCTCGCCGTGCAGCTGTTGCGCGCGCTGACCCCGGCCCGTGTGGTCGCCCTCGACGTGAGCAAGGAGAAGCTGGAACTGGCGGCCACGGTGGGCGCGCACGAGACGCTGCTCTCCGACGGCGAGGCGGCCGCGGCGATCCGGGAACTGACCGGCGGTACGGGCGCGGAGGTCGTCCTGGACTTCGTCGGGGCCGAGGCGACCCTGGCCGTGGCCGCCGCGTCGGTCGCGGTGGAGGGCGATGTCAGCGTCGTCGGCCTCGGCGGGGGCACGCTGGCCGTCGGCTTCGGGGGCGGGCTGCCGTTCGAGGTGACGGCTTCCTTCCCGTACTGGGGCAGTCGGACGGAACTCATGGAGGTGCTGGAGCTCGCGCGGCAGGGTCTGGTGTCCTCCCACGTCGAGACCTTCACGCTGGACCAGGCACCCGAGGCGTACGAGCGTCTGCACGCCGGGGAGATCAGCGGCCGCGCGGTGGTACTGCCGCACGCCTGA